Proteins from a single region of Deinococcus apachensis DSM 19763:
- a CDS encoding iron chelate uptake ABC transporter family permease subunit → MSLEQEAGALSLPTRGPRRLGRTAALVAVLLAVVVLAVGLGSVTIPPGEVLGALWRGLSGADLAGNDVIVWQIRLPRVAMGVVVGACLAVCGGAFQGVFRNPLADPYLLGVASGAGLGATVGIVAGWPRASIPLVALGAALGAVALTLGLAREGRRFPPTRLILAGVVVGSILSAFSTFLILRGEDRARQVLAYTLGDLGFSGWRDVATVLPYAVVGCGVLVLLGRALDTLGLGDLTARSLGVPVERLRLLVVIAASVATAAAVAYVGIIGFVGLIVPHVVRLAWGASHRILLPVSALLGGALLVLADLLARTTILSQVGVVTTLLGGPFFLWLLRRGRHE, encoded by the coding sequence GTGAGCCTTGAGCAGGAGGCGGGGGCGCTCTCCCTCCCCACCCGCGGGCCGCGCCGATTGGGCCGCACCGCCGCGTTGGTGGCCGTGCTGCTCGCCGTGGTCGTCCTCGCGGTGGGGCTGGGCAGCGTGACGATCCCGCCCGGCGAGGTGCTGGGCGCCCTGTGGAGGGGCCTGAGCGGGGCCGACCTCGCCGGAAACGACGTGATCGTCTGGCAGATTCGCCTGCCGCGCGTGGCGATGGGCGTGGTTGTCGGCGCCTGCCTCGCCGTGTGCGGCGGCGCCTTTCAGGGCGTGTTCCGCAACCCGCTTGCGGACCCCTACCTGCTCGGCGTGGCGAGCGGGGCTGGGCTGGGGGCAACGGTCGGGATTGTGGCGGGGTGGCCGCGTGCCAGCATTCCCCTGGTGGCGCTGGGGGCGGCCCTCGGGGCGGTCGCGCTGACCCTCGGCCTCGCGCGGGAGGGTAGGCGCTTTCCGCCCACCCGGCTGATTCTGGCGGGCGTGGTCGTCGGAAGCATTCTCAGCGCCTTTTCCACCTTCCTGATCCTGCGCGGCGAGGACCGGGCGCGGCAGGTCCTCGCGTACACCCTGGGCGACCTGGGCTTCAGCGGCTGGCGGGACGTGGCGACGGTGCTGCCGTATGCAGTGGTCGGCTGCGGAGTGCTGGTTCTGCTGGGCCGGGCGCTCGACACCCTGGGGCTCGGCGACCTGACGGCGCGCAGCCTGGGCGTGCCCGTCGAGCGGCTGCGCTTGCTGGTGGTGATCGCCGCGAGCGTGGCGACCGCTGCCGCCGTCGCGTACGTGGGCATCATCGGCTTCGTGGGGTTGATCGTCCCGCACGTCGTCCGGCTGGCGTGGGGCGCGAGTCACCGCATCCTGCTGCCCGTCTCCGCGCTGCTGGGTGGGGCGCTCCTCGTGCTCGCGGACCTGCTCGCGCGGACCACCATCCTCTCGCAGGTCGGCGTGGTCACGACGCTGCTGGGGGGGCCGTTCTTCCTGTGGCTGCTGCGGCGGGGGCGGCATGAGTAG
- a CDS encoding (2Fe-2S) ferredoxin domain-containing protein, with protein MPPKFFSTRGHLLVCQGPSCQARGSGLLYRALWNHLERSGLAYYKKGGSLRLTESGCLGACSFGPTLCVYRQREGGLEEGWYAATDFPLASRIAQAVHEGMELPEDRKYGPEGEG; from the coding sequence ATGCCGCCGAAGTTCTTTTCCACCAGGGGCCACCTCCTCGTCTGCCAGGGGCCGAGCTGCCAGGCACGGGGCTCGGGCCTGTTGTACCGTGCCCTCTGGAATCACCTCGAACGCTCGGGCCTCGCCTACTACAAGAAGGGCGGCAGCCTGCGCCTCACGGAAAGTGGCTGCCTGGGCGCGTGCTCCTTCGGCCCGACCCTCTGTGTGTACCGCCAGCGGGAGGGCGGGTTGGAGGAGGGCTGGTACGCGGCGACCGACTTTCCCCTGGCCTCACGTATCGCGCAGGCAGTGCATGAGGGGATGGAGTTGCCGGAGGACCGGAAGTACGGGCCGGAGGGGGAGGGGTAG
- a CDS encoding lysophospholipid acyltransferase family protein gives MSDARHSTAAPAEGARVPRVIPWVYRLVVFATTLPIFLRGQRVEVYGREHVPPPGTPLIVAGNHRTGFDPFLIAYSLPRGRFLQFMAKKELFVPVIGPIIRAGGSFPVDRSANDLGAVRTSLRILQSGGTLGIFPEGTRGGGEMQGGVALLALKGKSPVLPVGLSRQGRRWIVRFGEPLPPTGSMKVLTATLGERLTELARPLGEKISGA, from the coding sequence ATGAGCGATGCTCGTCACTCCACCGCCGCTCCAGCCGAAGGGGCCCGGGTGCCCCGCGTAATCCCCTGGGTCTACCGCCTGGTCGTGTTCGCCACCACGCTGCCCATCTTTCTGCGCGGCCAGCGCGTCGAGGTGTATGGCCGCGAACATGTCCCGCCGCCCGGCACGCCGCTGATCGTGGCGGGGAACCACCGCACGGGCTTCGACCCCTTTCTGATCGCGTACAGCCTGCCGCGCGGCCGCTTCCTGCAATTCATGGCGAAAAAGGAGCTGTTCGTGCCGGTGATCGGGCCGATCATCCGCGCGGGCGGCTCCTTCCCGGTGGACCGCAGCGCCAACGACCTGGGCGCCGTGCGGACCAGCCTCCGCATCCTGCAATCGGGGGGCACGCTCGGCATCTTCCCCGAGGGCACCCGCGGCGGCGGCGAGATGCAAGGGGGTGTGGCCCTGCTCGCGCTCAAGGGCAAATCTCCCGTGCTGCCCGTGGGCCTCAGCCGCCAGGGCAGGCGCTGGATCGTGCGCTTTGGCGAGCCGCTGCCGCCTACCGGGAGCATGAAGGTGTTGACCGCCACCCTCGGCGAACGGCTGACCGAACTCGCGCGGCCGTTGGGCGAGAAGATCAGCGGGGCCTGA
- a CDS encoding ABC transporter substrate-binding protein has translation MKTLLTLTAVTLALSAAAGATSYPLTLTDDLGRKVTLKAEPKRIISVLPSTTETLCALGLCDRLVGVDDYSDFPQQVTKLPKVGGLYNPNIEAMVALKPDLVIVSKYGKLVEPLTQAGVTVLAINPETYDEVFSKTLTLGRVVNREAQAKGLVLNMRRDIARVEILTKNAVRKPTTYLEIDPTPYSVGPNSFMGVLLTKAGARNIIPASMGDFPKVDPEFIVKANPQLMLGLDARAAAGRPGWNSIQAVKTGRALEIPKELDTILSRPGPRLPQALRGLARLVHPELFK, from the coding sequence ATGAAGACCCTTCTGACCCTGACCGCCGTCACCCTCGCCCTGAGCGCCGCCGCAGGTGCGACGAGCTACCCCCTCACCCTGACGGACGACTTGGGCCGCAAGGTCACCCTCAAGGCTGAGCCGAAGCGCATCATCAGCGTGCTGCCCAGCACGACCGAGACATTGTGCGCCCTGGGTCTGTGTGACCGCCTCGTCGGGGTGGACGACTACAGCGACTTCCCGCAGCAGGTGACCAAGCTCCCGAAGGTGGGCGGCCTGTACAACCCCAACATCGAGGCGATGGTGGCCCTGAAGCCCGACCTCGTGATCGTGAGCAAGTACGGCAAGCTCGTCGAGCCGCTGACGCAGGCGGGCGTGACGGTCCTCGCCATCAATCCCGAGACCTATGACGAAGTGTTTTCCAAGACCCTCACGCTGGGCCGGGTCGTGAACCGCGAGGCGCAGGCCAAGGGGCTGGTGCTGAACATGCGCCGCGACATCGCGCGGGTCGAGATTCTGACGAAGAATGCCGTCCGCAAGCCCACGACCTACCTGGAGATCGACCCCACCCCGTACTCGGTCGGGCCGAACTCCTTCATGGGGGTGCTGCTCACCAAGGCTGGGGCGCGCAACATCATCCCCGCGAGCATGGGCGACTTCCCCAAGGTGGACCCCGAGTTCATCGTGAAGGCGAACCCGCAGCTCATGCTGGGTCTGGATGCGAGGGCGGCGGCAGGTCGCCCTGGATGGAATTCCATCCAGGCCGTGAAGACGGGCCGGGCGCTGGAGATTCCCAAGGAACTGGACACCATTCTGAGCCGTCCCGGGCCGCGTCTGCCGCAGGCGCTGCGAGGGCTGGCGCGGCTCGTCCACCCCGAACTCTTTAAGTAA
- a CDS encoding ABC transporter ATP-binding protein, giving the protein MSREVSGQPSAVSVDTLGAHDLHVRAGSFPAVRGVSACFQAGQFAAVIGPNGAGKSTLLRALLGLNTPETGEVWLSGRSLRGWPRSERARRLAYLAQGEVLPPDARVRDVVALGRGAGEWRWGLIPTRPWTQADEDAVTDALTRTDTLRFADRRVSELSGGERQRVSLARALAGQPRFLLLDEPTNHLDLAYGLEVIRHARCEAAGGLGVIAVLHDLNLAARADWLLLLHEGRALAQGTAEEVLTPANLHAAYGLRARVMRDADRLLVIPED; this is encoded by the coding sequence ATGAGTAGGGAGGTCAGCGGTCAGCCGTCTGCCGTCAGTGTAGACACGCTGGGAGCGCATGATCTCCACGTCCGGGCCGGGAGTTTCCCGGCGGTGCGGGGGGTCAGCGCCTGCTTTCAGGCCGGGCAGTTCGCCGCCGTGATCGGGCCGAACGGGGCGGGGAAAAGCACCCTGCTGCGTGCGTTGCTGGGCCTGAACACCCCGGAGACGGGGGAAGTGTGGCTCTCGGGCCGTTCCCTGCGCGGGTGGCCCCGCTCGGAACGGGCGCGGCGACTCGCCTACCTGGCGCAGGGGGAAGTCCTGCCCCCCGATGCGCGGGTGCGCGACGTGGTGGCCCTGGGGCGTGGGGCGGGCGAGTGGCGCTGGGGCCTGATCCCGACCCGGCCCTGGACTCAGGCCGACGAGGACGCCGTGACGGACGCCTTAACCCGCACCGACACGCTGAGATTTGCGGACCGACGTGTGTCGGAACTCTCCGGCGGCGAGCGGCAGCGGGTCAGCCTGGCCCGCGCGCTCGCCGGGCAGCCGCGCTTTCTGCTCCTCGACGAGCCGACGAACCACCTCGACCTCGCCTACGGGCTGGAGGTGATCCGCCACGCCCGCTGCGAGGCGGCGGGGGGACTGGGCGTGATCGCCGTGCTGCACGACCTGAACCTCGCCGCCCGGGCGGACTGGCTGCTGCTGCTGCATGAGGGCCGGGCGCTCGCGCAGGGCACGGCCGAAGAAGTCCTCACCCCGGCGAATCTGCACGCCGCCTACGGCCTGCGCGCCCGTGTGATGCGGGATGCGGACCGCCTGCTCGTGATCCCGGAGGATTAG